In one window of Pseudobdellovibrionaceae bacterium DNA:
- a CDS encoding segregation/condensation protein A produces the protein MSIHVQIEKFEGPLGLLLHLIRREEMDIFDINIHQITKQYFDYIKAMKQLNLELAGEFVAMAATLIHIKSRMLLPQYNEDGEEDESHDPRKELVQKLLEYEKFQDVSKQLYERPLLGRDVFSRGVRETFEPVNDEDNIVVDENPLFSLISAYRFAVRNMKKAIHRVGTELQSISERVLEIKARLIAGRTLRFSELITESPGEKYTGQVLITFLSLLELAKLGFVALFQSENFADIHIETKKEIENDAISRVEDYVHNHEDDLNMDEVTGEAQLLDTPEEYELEAAEETNETAAPVEGQLQWSANDFEEEIPPEQVGVDAATDDDILAEEARFEAIDRGEGPSSENNEGMV, from the coding sequence TTGAGTATTCATGTTCAAATAGAAAAATTTGAAGGTCCGCTGGGCCTGCTTTTGCACCTGATTCGGCGCGAAGAAATGGATATTTTTGATATCAATATCCACCAAATCACAAAGCAATATTTCGACTATATTAAAGCCATGAAGCAGCTCAACTTAGAGTTGGCCGGCGAGTTTGTGGCCATGGCCGCCACACTGATCCATATTAAGTCTCGAATGCTTCTGCCTCAATATAACGAGGACGGGGAAGAAGACGAATCGCACGATCCCCGTAAAGAGCTGGTTCAAAAACTACTTGAGTATGAAAAATTTCAAGATGTTTCAAAGCAACTGTATGAGCGACCTCTGTTGGGGCGAGATGTTTTCTCTCGCGGTGTGCGCGAGACTTTTGAGCCAGTGAATGATGAAGACAATATTGTTGTGGATGAAAATCCGTTGTTTTCTTTGATCTCGGCCTATCGTTTTGCTGTGCGAAATATGAAAAAAGCCATCCATCGGGTGGGTACGGAGCTTCAGTCTATCAGTGAGCGGGTGCTTGAAATCAAAGCCCGGTTGATTGCTGGACGAACTTTGCGTTTTTCTGAGTTGATAACAGAGTCTCCCGGTGAAAAATACACAGGACAGGTGCTGATCACGTTTTTGTCTTTGCTAGAACTTGCAAAGTTAGGCTTTGTCGCCCTTTTTCAAAGCGAAAACTTCGCGGATATTCATATTGAAACGAAAAAAGAAATCGAAAACGATGCGATCAGTCGCGTGGAGGACTATGTTCATAACCACGAAGACGACCTCAATATGGACGAAGTCACTGGCGAAGCCCAGTTATTAGACACACCTGAAGAGTATGAGCTGGAGGCGGCTGAAGAAACCAATGAAACGGCGGCACCCGTGGAAGGTCAATTGCAATGGTCTGCGAATGACTTTGAAGAAGAAATTCCGCCGGAACAAGTGGGCGTGGATGCGGCAACGGATGACGATATTTTGGCTGAAGAGGCTCGATTTGAAGCGATCGATCGTGGCGAAGGGCCAAGCTCTGAAAATAACGAGGGTATGGTATGA
- a CDS encoding site-2 protease family protein, with protein sequence MAWKVASLWPALLLALCFHEYAHGFVAKLKGDNTAEMMGRLTMNPMAHMDIVGTVALPILAIASQWGFLFGWAKPVPVNPRNLRRPKEDMFWIALAGPLSNVLLAFVGALALFLLLMSHSDAPAVRAGIEVVNTFIYLNFILAVFNLLPFHPLDGGKVIARFLPPAANQFLEDQQQILQVGLILMFVLGGFRYLAVPIHWLYSSVVNVVIHLVMTVS encoded by the coding sequence ATGGCATGGAAGGTGGCGTCTTTATGGCCCGCTTTGTTATTGGCCCTGTGTTTTCATGAGTACGCCCATGGCTTTGTGGCGAAGCTCAAAGGCGACAACACCGCCGAGATGATGGGGCGATTGACCATGAACCCTATGGCTCACATGGATATTGTGGGTACGGTGGCCCTCCCCATTTTGGCCATTGCTTCGCAGTGGGGATTTTTATTTGGCTGGGCAAAGCCTGTGCCGGTCAACCCGCGAAACCTCCGTCGGCCCAAGGAGGATATGTTTTGGATCGCTTTAGCGGGGCCACTTTCAAACGTGTTATTGGCCTTTGTTGGGGCACTTGCGCTTTTTTTATTGTTGATGTCGCATTCCGATGCGCCGGCCGTGCGGGCGGGGATTGAGGTTGTTAATACTTTTATTTATCTGAACTTTATTTTGGCCGTATTTAACCTTTTGCCATTTCACCCTCTTGATGGGGGAAAGGTCATTGCTCGATTTTTGCCTCCGGCGGCCAATCAGTTCTTAGAGGATCAGCAGCAGATTCTGCAAGTGGGACTTATTTTAATGTTTGTGCTGGGCGGATTTCGATATTTGGCGGTGCCCATTCATTGGCTGTACTCAAGTGTTGTGAATGTGGTGATTCATCTGGTGATGACAGTCTCCTAA
- a CDS encoding nucleotidyltransferase domain-containing protein codes for MFGQKKEAQNIVDSLVKKIKVSEVYLFGSVASDQFTKDSDIDLLLVFENQDLLEHAKKIIYGKPLSTVGVDYILKTKEEFDKRKSIGGVCFEVLQHGVQLFG; via the coding sequence ATGTTTGGGCAAAAAAAAGAAGCCCAAAACATTGTCGATTCTTTGGTTAAAAAGATCAAAGTCAGTGAAGTTTACCTTTTTGGCTCTGTGGCCTCGGACCAATTCACTAAAGACTCTGACATTGATCTGTTGCTGGTTTTTGAAAACCAAGACCTCTTAGAACACGCAAAAAAAATTATTTATGGAAAGCCTCTATCAACCGTGGGTGTTGACTACATACTTAAAACAAAAGAGGAGTTCGACAAACGTAAATCCATTGGTGGTGTTTGCTTTGAAGTTCTCCAGCACGGAGTACAACTCTTTGGCTGA
- the scpB gene encoding SMC-Scp complex subunit ScpB, with the protein MSDSEEFDEVFDDDTTLVLDPSELEEGFDDEGLMTAEVDADGDQEMEASDDLEDQDDLRVADGTELEDFESAEVEETQFVDEDTLMGIVESLLFATDKPQSLGALKAPFKGTNIRTKDIRRAVEKLQIEYASPNRGVTLEEVTHGYQLRTKIDHMNFIKGSVKGRPFKLSGPALEVLSIVAYKQPCIKHDVDEVRGVESGHLLRGLMEKNIITFAGKSEAPGKPMLYATTKKFLEIFGLRNLQELPSLSEIDELIPEGIGDIEDEKETLSDVTHSMSKEVGESYSESEEELGKITEQLADITTSSEFFEEEKRRQKERRDAERAQDIREALVMGDPVEDKDQRWLEKYEARLAEEVTAKASESGDGVSEEVKVAEVSESQEDTQPEVDKTRLAQAESDTSAATEQDVPKEQTGTSRSVSEMMGKLAEDLAVFDENPPEPSEPGSGGDKPLDL; encoded by the coding sequence ATGAGTGACTCAGAAGAGTTTGACGAAGTGTTTGATGACGACACTACATTGGTTTTAGATCCCAGTGAACTTGAAGAAGGCTTTGATGACGAGGGTCTAATGACGGCGGAGGTCGATGCCGACGGGGACCAAGAGATGGAGGCCTCGGATGATCTTGAAGACCAAGATGATCTTCGCGTGGCTGACGGCACAGAGCTAGAAGACTTTGAGAGTGCGGAAGTGGAAGAAACCCAGTTTGTCGACGAAGACACATTAATGGGTATTGTGGAAAGTTTGTTATTTGCAACAGATAAGCCGCAATCACTAGGTGCACTGAAGGCGCCCTTTAAGGGGACCAACATAAGAACCAAAGATATTCGTCGCGCCGTTGAGAAATTGCAAATTGAATATGCTAGCCCCAATCGTGGTGTGACCCTTGAAGAAGTCACCCATGGATACCAGTTGCGAACGAAAATAGATCACATGAATTTCATTAAGGGTTCAGTCAAAGGGCGGCCTTTTAAACTTTCAGGTCCAGCCCTTGAGGTGTTGTCTATAGTGGCCTATAAGCAGCCTTGCATTAAACACGATGTGGATGAGGTGCGGGGTGTGGAGTCTGGGCACCTTTTGCGTGGGTTGATGGAGAAAAACATTATTACCTTTGCGGGTAAAAGTGAGGCTCCGGGTAAGCCTATGTTGTATGCAACGACTAAAAAGTTCTTAGAAATTTTCGGCTTAAGAAATCTGCAAGAACTTCCAAGTCTCAGTGAAATTGATGAACTGATCCCTGAAGGCATCGGTGACATTGAGGACGAAAAGGAAACTCTCTCAGATGTGACTCATTCCATGTCAAAAGAGGTGGGAGAGAGTTATTCAGAGAGTGAAGAAGAGCTAGGTAAGATCACTGAGCAATTGGCCGACATCACCACTTCATCTGAATTTTTCGAAGAAGAAAAGCGCCGACAAAAAGAAAGGCGAGACGCCGAGCGGGCTCAGGATATTCGTGAAGCTCTGGTTATGGGTGATCCTGTCGAAGACAAAGACCAGCGGTGGCTTGAAAAATACGAAGCTCGATTGGCTGAAGAAGTGACCGCAAAAGCATCAGAGTCTGGCGATGGAGTTTCTGAAGAAGTGAAAGTAGCCGAAGTTTCAGAATCGCAAGAGGATACCCAACCAGAGGTTGACAAGACAAGATTGGCCCAAGCAGAGAGCGACACCTCGGCGGCCACTGAACAGGACGTCCCGAAGGAACAAACAGGCACTTCTCGCTCGGTATCAGAAATGATGGGAAAGTTGGCAGAGGATCTTGCTGTATTTGATGAAAATCCACCAGAACCTAGTGAGCCAGGATCCGGCGGAGATAAGCCTCTGGATCTTTAA
- a CDS encoding FAD-binding protein, protein MSQIFHNIKIGLDEELEDHLQWMAPNYSSYHILRKSVDARRRHSPQIVFSVEVFSENEAPPKVDFDIDRVAYSGAPVLIIGSGPAGLFAALRLLERGIPCIVFEQGSSTEQRMKHINRYWRYGELNSRNNVCFGEGGAGLYSDGKLITRIKSPHIPYVLRRLVDFGAPEEILYLANPHVGSDRLRRIIPHIRKHILSSGGQIYFNTKVQSLLLEPDRVIGVQTEDGAKHFSDHIILACGHSATDLFEHLQQQGVHIEGKSFALGLRIEHPQKLIDQIQYREFAGHPKLGVANYKITHHDDKNDVGVYSFCMCPGGYVLSSGTEADGLVSNGMSNYNRNSPYANAAVVVTVDHEKSFGNDLWGGMKMRRQLEREAFHQVQKAGGIRQLPVQKITDFIDGKLGKALKGSCPSGVLPLRLDELLPPTITNYLREGLERFSKTMPEFITDQGQFYGVETRTSCPLRITRDKTTLQSLSHQGLYPTGEGAGYAGGITSAACDGVRVADAIF, encoded by the coding sequence TTGAGTCAAATTTTTCACAATATTAAGATCGGTCTTGATGAGGAGCTTGAAGACCATCTCCAGTGGATGGCCCCCAACTATTCGAGTTATCATATTTTGCGAAAATCCGTGGATGCCCGGCGCCGTCATTCACCGCAAATTGTGTTCTCTGTCGAGGTGTTTTCTGAAAATGAAGCTCCACCCAAAGTGGACTTTGACATTGATCGCGTGGCTTATTCTGGGGCGCCCGTTTTAATTATCGGGTCTGGACCCGCTGGCCTTTTTGCGGCCCTTCGCCTGCTTGAGCGAGGCATCCCTTGCATTGTCTTTGAACAAGGCTCGTCCACCGAACAAAGAATGAAACACATCAATCGATATTGGCGCTACGGAGAACTCAATTCAAGAAATAATGTTTGCTTTGGCGAAGGCGGAGCAGGGCTTTATTCTGATGGCAAACTGATCACACGAATCAAATCACCTCATATACCTTACGTGCTCCGACGGCTCGTGGATTTTGGCGCCCCAGAAGAAATTCTCTATTTGGCTAATCCCCATGTGGGGTCGGATCGATTGCGACGAATTATTCCCCATATTCGCAAACATATTTTATCAAGCGGGGGACAAATTTATTTTAACACTAAGGTGCAAAGCCTTCTATTAGAGCCCGACCGGGTGATCGGCGTACAAACAGAAGACGGCGCCAAGCATTTTAGCGACCACATTATCCTTGCCTGCGGCCATTCGGCCACGGACCTATTTGAACACCTCCAGCAACAAGGCGTGCATATAGAAGGCAAGTCTTTTGCTTTAGGGCTTCGCATAGAGCACCCTCAGAAGCTGATCGATCAAATTCAATATCGCGAATTTGCCGGCCATCCCAAATTGGGCGTAGCCAATTACAAAATCACACACCACGATGACAAAAATGACGTTGGGGTTTACAGCTTTTGCATGTGCCCGGGAGGATACGTTTTATCAAGCGGCACGGAGGCCGACGGCTTGGTTTCAAATGGCATGAGCAACTACAATAGAAACTCTCCCTATGCCAATGCCGCGGTAGTGGTCACGGTGGATCATGAAAAGAGTTTCGGCAATGATCTTTGGGGTGGCATGAAAATGCGGCGACAACTAGAACGTGAAGCCTTTCACCAGGTGCAAAAGGCCGGTGGCATCCGACAATTGCCCGTCCAAAAAATCACCGACTTCATTGATGGAAAACTTGGTAAGGCACTTAAAGGCTCGTGCCCCTCTGGGGTTTTGCCACTCCGCCTTGATGAGCTCCTCCCGCCCACAATCACCAACTACTTGCGAGAGGGGCTTGAGCGGTTCTCTAAAACCATGCCCGAATTTATCACAGACCAAGGACAATTTTACGGCGTTGAAACAAGAACCAGCTGCCCCCTGCGAATCACCCGAGACAAAACCACCCTACAATCCTTGAGTCACCAGGGACTCTACCCCACAGGTGAAGGTGCTGGCTACGCTGGAGGCATCACCAGCGCCGCCTGCGATGGCGTGAGAGTGGCTGATGCAATTTTTTAG
- a CDS encoding PQQ-like beta-propeller repeat protein, with amino-acid sequence MAMLTNGTFHYCWVAQKCETIKPLIVPSSEFMAWVEKVITVEPWNLEILFRESLDVNWLKSTSQLLGGGIVLCILVSCQLADNQINGAIKNQAVSAQISFVGSFSDKTYSSTIEVRVEFSGPVSGLSETHFDVQNASITQVLGSGSEYTLVLTPLSYGSVTISYVGGANISVNGLPDPITVEYTRYPYPIRFLSLGSSSGLFRIIPVPGSSDQIYVGYYIDGGNRVYVRRETNAGELVWERALKMHFFDNGAVMGSTVYVAGKKNSFYGMALALDLDTGEPLWARDFVNSTFGSRVYVYDSVGMGDGGLTLVGESVNVMSGSDGGMIINTNAAGIIEWQKRFDGDSTKDSALYKVAQSGSSDDILGVGSMETGGGDRYLWFLKLTNAGVPLVNKVFDVGPGTLGSFLDISSTIDGHFVLLGEISGQPVIVKVDGSGNIIWVWRPVETSVGLNRVRQLSNGQYFAVGFNSSNQPVVISVSDTGSFLWGKSLSRDSFFYDLAEAEDQSIKLAGYSVTLGALITKINFDGSVAQYDCAEWWDFTLTDSTLTLNESAGPVETTSNVDINTLIDQATLQSATYAATPSASEVLYCEP; translated from the coding sequence GTGGCGATGTTGACAAATGGCACCTTTCACTATTGTTGGGTGGCCCAAAAGTGTGAGACAATTAAACCGTTAATCGTACCGAGTTCTGAATTCATGGCATGGGTAGAAAAGGTGATCACAGTGGAGCCATGGAATTTGGAAATTCTTTTTAGGGAGAGTCTTGACGTGAACTGGTTGAAATCGACAAGTCAGCTGTTGGGTGGGGGAATAGTTCTATGTATTCTTGTGTCCTGTCAGCTGGCGGACAACCAGATCAATGGCGCTATAAAAAATCAGGCGGTTTCTGCGCAGATTTCTTTTGTGGGGTCGTTTTCAGATAAAACTTATAGCTCGACCATAGAAGTTCGGGTTGAGTTTTCTGGTCCTGTAAGTGGATTAAGTGAAACTCACTTTGATGTGCAAAACGCATCAATAACACAAGTGCTTGGAAGTGGTTCCGAGTACACGTTAGTTCTAACACCCTTGAGCTATGGTTCGGTGACCATCTCCTATGTTGGCGGGGCCAATATTTCAGTCAATGGTTTGCCAGATCCTATCACCGTGGAATACACGAGGTACCCTTATCCGATTCGGTTCCTGTCGCTTGGATCATCGTCGGGTTTATTTCGCATTATTCCCGTGCCGGGCTCGAGCGATCAAATATATGTGGGTTATTACATAGACGGTGGCAACAGAGTGTATGTTCGTCGCGAAACCAACGCCGGAGAGTTGGTTTGGGAGCGGGCGTTGAAGATGCACTTTTTTGATAATGGCGCTGTTATGGGATCTACTGTTTATGTGGCCGGGAAAAAGAACTCGTTTTATGGTATGGCGCTGGCATTGGACTTAGATACTGGGGAGCCGCTATGGGCTCGCGATTTTGTTAATTCAACGTTTGGGAGTCGAGTGTATGTTTATGACTCAGTGGGTATGGGCGATGGCGGTCTTACTCTTGTAGGGGAATCAGTAAATGTAATGTCTGGCAGCGATGGAGGCATGATCATAAATACAAATGCGGCCGGAATTATTGAATGGCAGAAACGGTTCGATGGGGATTCAACAAAGGATAGTGCTCTGTATAAGGTTGCGCAGTCAGGATCATCTGATGACATTTTAGGTGTTGGTAGCATGGAGACGGGCGGAGGGGACCGGTATTTGTGGTTTTTGAAATTAACAAATGCGGGCGTGCCGTTGGTGAACAAGGTTTTTGATGTCGGCCCAGGGACATTGGGTTCTTTTTTGGATATTTCATCAACCATTGACGGTCACTTTGTTCTGTTGGGAGAAATAAGTGGGCAGCCGGTGATTGTAAAAGTTGATGGTAGCGGCAATATAATTTGGGTATGGAGGCCCGTGGAAACCAGCGTGGGTCTTAACAGGGTTCGACAGTTGAGTAACGGCCAGTATTTTGCCGTGGGTTTTAATTCTTCAAATCAGCCAGTAGTGATCAGCGTGTCCGATACAGGCAGTTTTCTATGGGGTAAGAGTTTGTCCAGGGATTCATTTTTTTACGACCTCGCCGAGGCTGAAGATCAATCCATTAAGCTTGCTGGATACTCAGTGACTTTAGGAGCACTCATTACTAAAATCAATTTTGATGGCAGCGTTGCCCAATACGACTGCGCCGAGTGGTGGGACTTCACCTTAACTGACTCCACTTTGACGTTAAACGAAAGTGCGGGACCAGTTGAAACCACATCCAATGTAGATATCAACACACTTATTGATCAGGCCACCTTACAAAGTGCCACATATGCCGCCACACCATCGGCCTCAGAGGTTTTGTATTGTGAACCGTAA